In a single window of the Caproicibacterium sp. BJN0003 genome:
- a CDS encoding tRNA threonylcarbamoyladenosine dehydratase: MNEEQFSRTKLLIGQSAIEKLHQSSVIIFGVGGVGGYAAEALCRSGVGSLTLVDPDTVSVSNLNRQIVATYQTLNQLKAEMMAERLLSINPQASVFSIPKFYQAENADKFGLDSYDYVIDCIDTVSSKLLLVQNAKKAGTPIISSMGAGNKLDPTAFRVGDIYETKVCPLARVMRRELRKRGIASLKVVYSTEPPRTPLQSEEPAAPGKRQTPGSMPFVPSTAGLVLAGAVVQDLTQAW; the protein is encoded by the coding sequence ATGAATGAAGAACAATTTTCAAGGACGAAATTGTTGATTGGTCAGTCAGCAATCGAAAAGCTCCATCAATCTTCGGTGATTATTTTTGGCGTCGGTGGGGTTGGAGGTTATGCAGCGGAAGCCCTTTGCCGTAGTGGAGTTGGTTCACTGACTTTGGTAGACCCGGATACTGTCAGCGTTTCGAATCTAAACCGCCAAATTGTAGCAACTTATCAGACACTGAATCAGCTGAAAGCCGAAATGATGGCAGAGCGCCTTCTTTCTATCAATCCACAAGCTTCTGTCTTTTCGATTCCTAAATTTTATCAGGCAGAGAATGCGGACAAATTTGGGCTGGATTCCTATGATTATGTCATCGACTGTATTGATACGGTATCCAGTAAGCTATTGTTGGTGCAAAATGCTAAAAAGGCAGGTACGCCGATTATTAGTTCTATGGGTGCAGGGAATAAATTGGACCCTACCGCATTTCGAGTGGGAGATATCTACGAGACAAAGGTATGTCCGCTTGCAAGAGTGATGCGCCGAGAGTTAAGAAAGAGAGGGATTGCTTCTTTAAAAGTCGTCTACAGCACAGAGCCGCCAAGAACACCCTTGCAAAGTGAAGAACCAGCGGCTCCGGGGAAGCGGCAAACACCAGGCAGTATGCCGTTTGTTCCTTCTACAGCAGGGCTGGTTTTAGCGGGTGCAGTTGTGCAGGATCTGACACAGGCGTGGTAG
- a CDS encoding Na/Pi cotransporter family protein: MGLQNVMMLLCGLGLFLYGMNLMGEGLELAAGSKLKNMIERLTTNRYVGALVGLAVTAVIQSSSATTVMVVGFVNAGVMSLSQAAGVIMGANIGTTVTGLLIAIRLNDLAPIAIFLGVIGVLFIKKHNRKHIAQIILGFGILFFGMTNMSTAMAPLAQDQGFCNLLASLRNPLLGLLVGLGLTAIIQSSSASIGVLQALASSGAIGLGSAVYVIFGQNIGTCATALLASIGTTKTARRTAIVHLLFNVIGALAFTMISYFTPFVSVIEGFAPDNPMMQISLVHICFNVTTTAVLLPLSNHLVNLACRLVPGVDQKLQARRLQYLDERILNAPPVAVSQVIKEVIRMSQIARSNFLLSMDMIYKRDADRVSELEENESILNFLNKGITAYLVKINGLELEDQDRETIGAMYHVVNDIERIGDYSENISEEAQIVADGKATMSDAAIAELKQLQEKVLTVFDSSIELFADGGSKQDLGFVVNKTEEQVDELTEYLKMNHIERLKSGECSPQSGSVYNDLLINLERIADHATNVAFSVHTGKPLAKLPELAVTGTTAE; the protein is encoded by the coding sequence ATGGGATTACAAAATGTCATGATGCTCCTGTGCGGACTTGGACTCTTCCTTTATGGTATGAATCTGATGGGTGAAGGACTGGAACTTGCCGCCGGGTCAAAGCTCAAAAACATGATCGAGCGCCTGACTACAAATCGCTATGTTGGTGCATTGGTAGGATTAGCGGTTACGGCTGTTATTCAGAGTTCCTCGGCAACTACCGTAATGGTGGTCGGTTTTGTTAATGCTGGTGTAATGTCGCTTTCTCAGGCAGCCGGCGTCATTATGGGCGCTAATATCGGTACAACGGTTACGGGGCTTTTGATTGCAATTCGTCTGAACGACTTAGCACCAATTGCAATCTTTTTGGGCGTAATTGGCGTTCTATTTATTAAGAAGCACAATCGTAAACATATTGCGCAAATTATTTTAGGCTTTGGCATTTTGTTTTTCGGTATGACGAATATGAGTACAGCGATGGCTCCTCTGGCTCAGGATCAAGGCTTCTGTAATCTTCTTGCCAGCTTGAGGAATCCGCTGTTGGGCCTTTTGGTTGGTTTGGGCCTTACGGCAATTATTCAAAGCTCATCTGCTTCCATCGGTGTCTTGCAGGCATTGGCATCTTCTGGTGCCATCGGATTAGGTTCTGCAGTATATGTGATTTTTGGTCAGAATATTGGTACCTGTGCAACGGCTTTGTTGGCTTCTATTGGTACGACGAAAACCGCACGGCGTACAGCAATTGTACATTTACTTTTTAATGTAATTGGTGCTCTCGCTTTTACCATGATTTCTTATTTTACTCCTTTTGTGTCAGTAATTGAGGGGTTTGCGCCGGACAATCCGATGATGCAGATTTCGTTAGTGCATATTTGTTTTAATGTAACGACAACGGCAGTTTTACTTCCGCTTTCCAATCATCTTGTAAATCTTGCTTGCCGTCTGGTGCCGGGGGTAGACCAAAAGCTCCAAGCAAGACGGTTGCAGTATTTGGATGAGCGTATTTTAAATGCACCTCCGGTGGCAGTTAGCCAAGTGATCAAAGAAGTCATTCGTATGTCACAAATTGCACGCTCAAACTTTCTTTTGAGTATGGATATGATTTATAAACGCGATGCGGATCGTGTATCGGAGTTAGAGGAAAACGAATCCATTCTTAACTTTCTAAATAAAGGAATTACTGCTTATTTGGTAAAGATCAACGGATTAGAGCTGGAAGATCAAGATCGTGAAACGATTGGCGCGATGTATCATGTGGTAAATGACATCGAGAGAATTGGCGATTACAGTGAGAATATTTCAGAAGAAGCTCAAATTGTAGCAGATGGAAAAGCAACTATGAGTGATGCGGCAATAGCAGAACTCAAGCAGCTGCAAGAAAAAGTGTTGACGGTATTTGACTCTTCTATAGAACTTTTTGCAGATGGCGGTTCTAAACAGGATCTTGGATTTGTAGTCAATAAAACAGAAGAACAAGTGGACGAATTAACAGAATATCTTAAAATGAATCATATTGAACGTCTTAAGAGCGGAGAGTGTTCTCCTCAGTCTGGTTCAGTCTATAATGATTTGCTGATTAATCTGGAGAGAATTGCGGATCATGCTACCAATGTAGCATTTTCGGTGCATACCGGAAAACCTTTAGCAAAATTGCCGGAATTAGCTGTGACAGGAACTACAGCAGAATAA
- the cysK gene encoding cysteine synthase A, with protein MAKIYKSLTELVGKTPLLELTNFEKVHHLKAHILAKLEYLNPAGSVKDRIALRMIKDAEDSGKLNADSVIIEPTSGNTGIGLASVAAARGYRIVLTMPETMSVERRSLLKAYGAELVLTDGAAGMKGAIAKADELAKTIPNAYIPGQFVNPSNPAAHYETTGPEIWADTDGKVDFFIAGVGTGGTLSGTGKYLKEQNPNVQVIAVEPASSPVLSKGHGGPHKIQGIGAGFVPDTLDTKIYNEIIAVENEDAFIIGKELAKKEGLLVGISSGAAVSAALELAQRPENEGKTIVALLPDTGDRYLSTPLFQD; from the coding sequence ATGGCAAAAATTTATAAAAGTCTAACCGAGCTGGTTGGAAAAACACCGCTTTTGGAATTAACCAATTTTGAAAAAGTCCATCACCTAAAGGCACACATCCTTGCAAAACTGGAATATTTAAATCCCGCAGGAAGTGTAAAAGACCGTATCGCACTGCGCATGATCAAAGATGCAGAAGACTCTGGAAAGCTCAACGCTGACTCTGTCATTATTGAGCCCACCAGCGGTAACACCGGAATTGGCCTTGCCAGCGTTGCAGCTGCACGTGGATACCGAATCGTTTTGACGATGCCGGAAACCATGAGTGTAGAGCGCCGCAGCCTTTTAAAGGCTTACGGTGCAGAACTTGTACTAACCGATGGTGCTGCCGGAATGAAGGGCGCGATTGCAAAAGCAGATGAGCTTGCAAAAACAATTCCAAACGCCTATATTCCGGGGCAATTTGTAAACCCGTCTAACCCTGCTGCACATTACGAAACAACGGGTCCCGAAATCTGGGCAGACACCGATGGAAAAGTGGATTTCTTTATCGCAGGCGTCGGTACCGGCGGAACTCTTTCTGGAACCGGAAAATACCTGAAAGAGCAGAATCCGAATGTACAGGTAATTGCAGTCGAGCCGGCTTCCAGCCCGGTTTTGAGTAAAGGTCACGGCGGTCCGCACAAGATTCAGGGAATCGGTGCCGGATTTGTCCCCGATACTCTGGATACTAAAATCTATAATGAAATTATAGCGGTCGAAAACGAAGACGCCTTCATCATTGGCAAAGAACTTGCCAAAAAAGAGGGTCTTCTCGTTGGTATTTCTTCTGGTGCTGCCGTATCTGCTGCACTGGAACTGGCTCAGCGTCCCGAAAATGAAGGCAAAACCATCGTTGCTCTTTTGCCTGATACCGGAGATCGTTATCTTTCAACACCGCTTTTCCAAGACTAA
- a CDS encoding MgtC/SapB family protein produces the protein MEENFWIVQGEYLLRLFLAALCGCIIGHDQSSNHTKTVGMRTHAVVAMASALMTLTSKYGFSDLIGEKGISLDPSRITAGVVTAIGFLGAGVIFVRKENVTGVTTAAGLWATVGVGCALGAGMYLLGIAASILIVAVQLFLLHNKRISQEPIFEKLVLEVSTDEDIHTLFSEIFERHHIEITSLQTKRLSPQKLEIALLVRYPAAYNAEDVIKLLKDIPAIKSIEY, from the coding sequence ATGGAGGAAAATTTTTGGATCGTTCAGGGAGAATATTTACTGCGTTTGTTTTTGGCAGCTTTATGCGGCTGCATAATCGGCCATGATCAATCCTCCAATCATACTAAAACAGTTGGGATGCGCACTCACGCCGTTGTGGCAATGGCTTCTGCCCTGATGACTCTGACTTCTAAATATGGATTTTCCGACCTGATCGGCGAAAAAGGGATTTCGCTTGATCCATCCAGAATTACAGCGGGTGTTGTCACCGCTATTGGATTTCTCGGTGCCGGCGTCATTTTTGTTCGAAAAGAAAATGTTACCGGAGTTACCACTGCCGCCGGGTTATGGGCAACCGTCGGTGTCGGCTGTGCACTTGGCGCAGGCATGTACCTTCTAGGTATTGCCGCTTCTATTTTAATTGTAGCTGTCCAGTTGTTTTTACTTCACAATAAAAGAATTTCTCAAGAACCCATTTTTGAAAAGCTGGTCCTTGAAGTCTCGACTGATGAAGACATTCATACTTTATTTTCGGAAATTTTCGAAAGGCACCACATCGAAATCACCAGTCTTCAGACAAAGCGGCTCTCCCCGCAAAAGTTGGAAATTGCGCTTCTAGTTCGTTATCCAGCCGCTTATAATGCCGAAGACGTTATTAAGTTGTTAAAAGACATCCCAGCCATCAAAAGTATTGAATATTGA
- the nagZ gene encoding beta-N-acetylhexosaminidase has product MKQKWLTKGTIAVLLMAFLTGCSEQASPSNSAAISSSSTTPSQEISSAESIAPDVNSESETVTPEFKAKKRLSQMTLEQKVGQLFFLCYRKDADGNNLLKLDEASQKQIQHIQPGGIILFEENISTVEGVRSYIQTAESQETLPPFISIDQEGGFIQRIKNTDSIPATNVPPMMEVGNTGDTALARKIGNVLGSELSVFGFNLDFAPDCDVFSNPHNTVIGNRSFSSDPNVVASMSIAVSNGLRDTGMIPVIKHFPGHGDTDADTHVGYAVSNKTKAELEQTELVPFREQIRSGAEMIMVAHISLPQINGDNTPATLSQSVVTGILRDELGFHGVAVTDAMDMGAITENYTSAQAATMALNAGMDMILMPKNPEEAYQAILKAVQNGTISQERLDTSVLRILTLKYKYDLFDHKKLSDPSVLGCEEHQKIVQQVTGG; this is encoded by the coding sequence ATGAAACAGAAATGGCTGACTAAAGGGACGATAGCGGTGCTTTTAATGGCATTTTTGACGGGATGCTCCGAACAGGCTTCCCCATCAAATAGTGCGGCAATTTCGTCCTCTTCTACGACGCCATCGCAAGAAATTTCTTCTGCAGAATCGATTGCTCCAGACGTAAATTCAGAATCGGAAACAGTAACACCGGAATTTAAGGCGAAGAAAAGGCTCTCTCAGATGACCTTGGAGCAAAAGGTCGGACAGTTGTTTTTCCTTTGTTATCGCAAAGATGCTGACGGAAATAATCTGTTAAAGCTCGATGAAGCTTCACAAAAGCAAATTCAGCACATTCAGCCGGGAGGAATTATACTCTTTGAAGAGAATATTAGTACAGTAGAGGGAGTACGCAGCTATATTCAAACGGCAGAAAGTCAAGAAACGCTGCCTCCATTTATTTCGATTGATCAAGAAGGCGGCTTTATTCAGAGAATCAAAAATACGGATTCTATTCCGGCGACAAATGTGCCGCCAATGATGGAAGTGGGCAATACCGGCGATACAGCTTTGGCAAGAAAGATCGGCAATGTTTTAGGAAGTGAACTTTCTGTATTTGGATTTAATTTGGATTTTGCGCCGGATTGTGATGTCTTTTCCAATCCCCATAATACCGTGATTGGCAACCGCTCTTTTTCCAGTGATCCAAATGTGGTTGCATCTATGTCAATCGCAGTCAGCAACGGATTACGGGATACCGGAATGATTCCGGTGATAAAGCATTTTCCGGGGCATGGGGATACCGATGCGGATACACATGTAGGATATGCAGTTTCGAATAAAACGAAGGCAGAGCTGGAGCAAACAGAGTTGGTACCTTTTAGAGAGCAGATTCGGTCTGGTGCGGAGATGATTATGGTGGCGCATATCAGCCTGCCGCAGATCAATGGAGATAATACACCGGCGACACTTTCTCAATCGGTTGTTACAGGAATTTTAAGGGATGAGCTTGGATTCCATGGAGTTGCAGTTACTGATGCAATGGATATGGGAGCAATCACCGAGAATTACACTTCGGCACAAGCGGCTACGATGGCACTAAATGCCGGAATGGATATGATTCTGATGCCGAAAAATCCAGAGGAAGCCTATCAAGCGATTTTAAAAGCTGTGCAGAATGGCACAATTTCACAAGAACGCCTTGATACTTCCGTGCTGAGAATTTTGACACTAAAATACAAATATGATTTGTTTGATCATAAAAAGCTTTCCGACCCAAGTGTTCTTGGCTGTGAAGAGCATCAAAAAATTGTTCAGCAGGTGACAGGTGGATAA
- a CDS encoding valine--tRNA ligase, whose amino-acid sequence MSRDIAKSYDPGEVEDRIYDFWEKGNYFHAEPDSKKEPYTIVIPPPNITGQLHMGHAMDETLQDILIRWRRMQGRCALWLPGTDHASIATEAKIVEAMRKEGITKEEIGREAFLERAWAWKAKFGGRIVEQLRKLGSSCDWQRERFTLDEGCSKAVREVFVRLYEKGLIYRGERIINWCPHCKTSISDAEVEFSEKDGSFWHVRYPFKDGSGYLELATTRPETMLGDTAVAVHPEDDRYRDLVGKTLILPLVGREIPVIADEYVERDFGTGVVKITPAHDPNDFEVGLRHHLPVINIMNDDGSINENGGKYCGMSGMDARKQIVKELDEQGYLVSIEPIKHNVGTCYRCHTAIEPRVSKQWFVKMEPLAKPAIEAVRSHEVRFIPERMEKVYYNWMENIKDWCISRQLWWGHRIPAWYCDDCGEITVAREAPSVCSKCGSKHLHQDEDTLDTWFSSALWPFSTLGWPDQTEDLKYFYPTNTLVTGYDIIFFWVARMIFSGIEHMGEVPFKTVFFHGLVRDSQGRKMSKSLGNGIDPLEVIQKYGADALRFTLVTGISPGNDTRFSAERVEASRNFANKIWNAARFTLMNIDGHEVQNCLPETLTIEDKWILNSFNQLCLEVNDNLEKFELGIAAQKLHDFIWDQFCDWYVEISKIRLQGDDKKAAQNVRQVLCWVLTKTLALLHPFMPYLTEEIWQSLPHEGEALVVAEYPQYDKNLSFPTEAAQMEIVMDAVRAIRNRRSEMNVPPSRKAKLYIATAQRAEFEAGTKVFERLASASSIEVSDSFDLSGAVTIVTSHAKIYIEMDELVDRKAEISRLKKELETVTKGYNSAQAKLNNEKFMQKAPQNVIDGVRDNMEKLEKRMTLIQSGLSALE is encoded by the coding sequence ATGAGCAGAGATATCGCAAAGTCTTATGATCCCGGAGAAGTGGAAGATCGAATTTACGACTTCTGGGAGAAGGGGAATTATTTTCATGCGGAACCTGATTCAAAGAAAGAGCCGTATACGATTGTGATTCCGCCACCAAATATTACGGGGCAGCTTCATATGGGTCATGCCATGGATGAGACGCTTCAAGATATTTTGATTCGCTGGCGTCGGATGCAGGGACGCTGTGCATTGTGGCTCCCTGGAACGGACCATGCCTCTATTGCAACCGAAGCAAAGATTGTGGAAGCGATGCGCAAAGAGGGGATTACAAAAGAAGAAATTGGACGGGAAGCATTTTTAGAGCGTGCATGGGCTTGGAAGGCGAAATTTGGAGGAAGAATTGTTGAGCAGCTCCGTAAATTAGGATCTTCCTGTGATTGGCAGCGTGAACGCTTTACATTGGACGAAGGCTGCAGTAAAGCGGTACGGGAAGTTTTTGTGCGCCTTTATGAAAAAGGCTTAATCTATCGCGGAGAACGGATTATTAACTGGTGTCCGCACTGCAAGACTTCTATTTCTGATGCAGAAGTGGAGTTCAGCGAAAAAGATGGGTCTTTCTGGCATGTTCGCTATCCATTTAAAGACGGCAGCGGCTATCTGGAGTTAGCGACAACTCGTCCGGAAACGATGTTGGGAGATACAGCAGTAGCGGTGCATCCAGAAGATGATCGTTATCGAGATTTGGTTGGCAAGACGCTGATTTTGCCGCTTGTCGGCAGAGAGATTCCTGTGATTGCGGACGAATATGTTGAGCGGGATTTTGGAACCGGTGTTGTGAAAATTACACCTGCCCATGATCCGAACGACTTTGAAGTTGGGCTGCGGCATCATCTTCCGGTGATCAATATTATGAATGATGATGGTTCCATCAATGAAAATGGTGGAAAATACTGCGGAATGAGCGGAATGGACGCTCGTAAGCAGATTGTCAAAGAACTTGATGAACAAGGATACCTTGTCAGCATTGAGCCGATCAAGCATAATGTAGGGACTTGTTATCGCTGCCATACTGCGATTGAGCCGCGGGTCAGTAAGCAGTGGTTTGTGAAGATGGAGCCTCTTGCAAAACCAGCCATTGAAGCGGTGCGCAGCCATGAAGTTCGTTTTATCCCGGAACGGATGGAAAAAGTTTATTATAACTGGATGGAAAACATCAAGGATTGGTGTATTTCCCGTCAGCTTTGGTGGGGACATCGGATTCCGGCATGGTATTGCGATGACTGCGGGGAAATTACTGTAGCTCGTGAAGCACCGAGTGTTTGTTCCAAATGTGGCAGTAAGCATCTGCATCAGGATGAGGATACGCTCGACACATGGTTTAGTTCTGCTCTATGGCCGTTCAGTACACTTGGATGGCCGGATCAGACAGAAGATCTTAAATATTTTTATCCGACCAATACATTGGTGACCGGCTATGATATCATTTTCTTCTGGGTTGCAAGAATGATTTTCTCCGGAATTGAGCACATGGGAGAAGTACCATTTAAAACTGTCTTTTTCCATGGATTGGTTCGAGATTCGCAGGGCCGTAAGATGAGTAAGTCTCTTGGAAATGGAATTGACCCTCTGGAAGTGATCCAGAAATACGGTGCTGATGCTTTGCGCTTTACACTGGTAACAGGAATCAGTCCCGGAAATGATACCCGTTTTTCAGCTGAGCGCGTAGAAGCAAGCCGGAATTTTGCAAATAAGATCTGGAATGCTGCCCGTTTTACCCTGATGAATATTGATGGGCATGAAGTGCAAAATTGCCTTCCGGAAACGCTGACCATAGAAGACAAGTGGATTCTGAATTCCTTTAATCAGCTGTGCCTCGAAGTGAATGATAATCTGGAAAAGTTTGAGTTGGGCATTGCAGCACAGAAACTTCACGATTTTATCTGGGATCAGTTCTGTGATTGGTATGTGGAAATTTCTAAAATTCGCTTGCAGGGAGACGATAAAAAAGCAGCACAGAATGTGCGTCAGGTGCTCTGCTGGGTGCTGACCAAAACCTTAGCACTTCTTCATCCGTTCATGCCGTATCTGACAGAGGAAATCTGGCAGAGTTTGCCGCATGAGGGAGAAGCTCTTGTTGTTGCAGAATATCCGCAGTATGACAAGAACCTTTCATTCCCGACGGAGGCTGCACAGATGGAGATCGTCATGGATGCCGTGCGTGCCATTCGTAATCGCCGCAGTGAGATGAATGTTCCGCCGAGCAGAAAGGCAAAGCTTTATATTGCAACAGCACAGAGGGCAGAATTTGAAGCGGGGACCAAAGTGTTTGAACGCCTTGCTTCTGCAAGTTCCATCGAGGTTTCAGATTCATTTGATCTTTCAGGAGCAGTTACGATTGTTACCAGCCATGCGAAAATTTATATCGAAATGGACGAACTGGTGGATCGTAAGGCTGAGATTAGCCGTTTGAAAAAAGAACTGGAAACCGTTACGAAAGGCTATAACAGCGCGCAAGCGAAGCTTAATAATGAGAAATTTATGCAGAAAGCGCCACAGAATGTAATTGATGGTGTGCGTGACAATATGGAAAAATTAGAAAAACGTATGACGCTGATTCAGTCCGGTCTTTCTGCGTTGGAGTAA
- a CDS encoding AEC family transporter: MDSFWVALNAVMPFLLYIAFGYGVQHTKLVDEEFLNRLNTMVFKCFFPILMFYNVYKTKAGFQLDTKLVLYAMLSLLIVVLLLILIVPRLVKENPVRGVVIQAIYRSNFVLFGVALTVSVYGEDQASLAAILVSIVVPAYNIIAVIVLEMFRGRKPKPKQLIKNIVTNPLILGALCGLAFYLLGIHLPDSLEKTVAQFSNLTTPMALFTLGGTLHFSDMARNAKVLTLGLLTKLILIPAVILGIAAAIGFRGPELFQLLVMYGAPVATASYAMAQNMGGDGKLAGQFVVISTVASVVTIFFWIFLLRNIQLI; this comes from the coding sequence ATGGATAGTTTCTGGGTTGCACTGAATGCAGTAATGCCGTTTTTGCTGTATATTGCTTTTGGATATGGAGTTCAGCATACAAAATTGGTGGATGAAGAATTTTTAAACCGACTCAATACGATGGTTTTTAAATGTTTTTTCCCAATTTTAATGTTTTATAATGTTTACAAAACCAAAGCAGGATTTCAGCTTGATACAAAATTAGTCCTTTATGCGATGCTTAGCTTATTAATCGTTGTGCTGCTGCTCATTTTGATTGTACCACGGCTGGTGAAAGAGAATCCGGTACGCGGCGTTGTGATCCAGGCAATTTACCGCAGTAATTTTGTGCTGTTTGGTGTGGCATTGACGGTTTCTGTTTATGGAGAAGACCAAGCATCTTTAGCGGCTATTTTAGTTTCGATTGTTGTCCCTGCTTATAATATTATTGCTGTGATTGTTTTGGAAATGTTTCGCGGAAGAAAACCCAAACCAAAACAGTTAATTAAGAATATTGTTACAAATCCGCTGATTTTGGGTGCTTTATGTGGACTGGCTTTTTATCTTTTGGGGATTCATCTGCCGGATTCTCTCGAAAAAACAGTTGCACAATTTTCTAATTTGACAACCCCGATGGCATTATTCACATTGGGAGGTACGCTGCATTTCTCCGATATGGCTCGTAATGCGAAAGTGCTGACGCTTGGACTTCTCACAAAACTGATTTTGATTCCGGCAGTCATTCTCGGAATTGCTGCTGCAATCGGTTTTCGAGGACCGGAGCTTTTCCAGTTACTTGTTATGTATGGTGCACCGGTTGCAACGGCATCCTATGCAATGGCACAAAACATGGGCGGAGATGGAAAACTGGCAGGGCAATTTGTAGTGATTAGTACAGTGGCCTCGGTTGTTACAATTTTCTTCTGGATCTTTTTACTTAGAAACATTCAACTTATTTAA
- a CDS encoding bifunctional folylpolyglutamate synthase/dihydrofolate synthase — translation MTYEQAIEQIDSLPRFGLTPGLDHMRILLSRIGNPQNALQFIHVAGTNGKGSTCAMIASVLRKSHYRVGLFISPHISDFGERIQVNGGMIPHRNLIQLTENLMTIVRQLADEGIIITEFEMITAMGLWWFQQQKCEIVVLEVGLGGRLDATNVIEKPLCSVITHLALDHTSILGDTIGQIAYEKCGIIKEGGVTVCYPEQEPQAMEVIRKIAEERHNRLIVADPSEIQLLSEELSGTALGYHGIMIHLPLLGDHQIHNACTVLTVLRYLKEDLQMHISEHSLTAGFLSVSMPARFEILRERPLCILDGGHNPDGMRSLARALKKYLPGKRLVAVTGMMKDKDVLHAIETCKDVFSEVITLPVESPRSMSAEELAECWRKIGVSAQVGEYPEQAIAMAVDMAGKDGATVICGSLYLAGELRRTAIDLLRLL, via the coding sequence ATGACCTACGAACAGGCGATTGAGCAGATTGATTCTTTGCCGCGCTTTGGGTTAACGCCGGGCCTCGATCATATGCGGATTTTGCTGTCGCGAATTGGAAATCCGCAGAATGCGCTGCAGTTTATTCATGTGGCTGGGACGAATGGAAAGGGCTCAACTTGTGCGATGATCGCTTCTGTTTTGCGTAAATCGCACTATCGGGTCGGCTTGTTTATTTCTCCTCATATCAGTGATTTTGGTGAGCGAATTCAGGTAAATGGGGGCATGATTCCGCATCGAAATTTAATACAGTTAACGGAAAACCTCATGACGATTGTAAGACAGCTTGCTGATGAAGGAATCATTATCACGGAATTTGAGATGATTACCGCGATGGGACTTTGGTGGTTTCAGCAGCAAAAATGTGAGATCGTTGTTTTAGAAGTTGGTCTTGGCGGACGTCTTGACGCGACAAATGTAATTGAAAAGCCACTTTGTTCCGTGATTACACACCTTGCTTTGGATCATACTTCGATTCTTGGAGATACCATTGGCCAGATTGCCTATGAGAAATGCGGGATTATCAAAGAAGGCGGTGTAACGGTCTGCTACCCAGAACAGGAACCTCAGGCAATGGAGGTTATCCGAAAGATTGCCGAGGAGCGTCATAACCGTCTGATCGTTGCAGATCCTTCTGAGATTCAACTCCTTTCAGAGGAATTGTCCGGTACGGCTCTTGGGTATCATGGCATAATGATTCATCTTCCGCTTTTAGGAGATCATCAGATTCATAATGCATGTACGGTACTAACGGTGCTCCGTTATCTAAAAGAAGACCTTCAGATGCATATTAGTGAGCATAGTTTAACTGCTGGATTTTTATCAGTATCCATGCCTGCGCGGTTTGAAATTCTTCGGGAAAGGCCGCTTTGTATTTTGGATGGCGGTCATAATCCGGATGGTATGCGGTCCCTTGCGAGAGCACTCAAAAAATATCTGCCCGGAAAACGATTAGTCGCTGTAACGGGAATGATGAAGGATAAAGATGTGCTTCATGCGATTGAAACATGCAAAGATGTTTTTAGCGAAGTAATCACACTTCCAGTGGAAAGTCCGCGGTCTATGTCGGCGGAGGAGCTTGCGGAATGCTGGCGAAAGATCGGTGTTTCAGCTCAGGTGGGGGAGTATCCAGAACAGGCGATTGCCATGGCAGTGGATATGGCAGGAAAGGATGGCGCTACGGTTATCTGTGGGTCTCTGTATCTTGCGGGAGAACTGCGCCGCACGGCAATTGACCTTCTAAGACTGCTGTAA